One genomic segment of Acanthochromis polyacanthus isolate Apoly-LR-REF ecotype Palm Island chromosome 9, KAUST_Apoly_ChrSc, whole genome shotgun sequence includes these proteins:
- the LOC127535549 gene encoding uncharacterized protein LOC127535549 isoform X2: MAVASAINRKAAEIVFVAPTFLQTGAQYGRRMMTGYLSSKGIQASEGRVGSVLRQVNQPYHADRCLRLRNLNPVPYSAEYMGHKLHLDQNEKLVMFGVTHVLAVDGFSSKIVSHSTMPVKNNLTIYQEVFRNAVLQYGMWDQIRVDHGKEFYLTLFMQEKLASHRNNTVRQPYLQTASTQNHIVERMWAEVNNRVNYPLKTALLQLVDQEELDMEDNVTRYCVSTLTCQVAELGLGRMVQSWNAHRIQGKGFPNQLALGGCPKKLPADCLPEAAEAAQAYRQEVGSSLTQVSLFGRNPFSTAEQQTAAENEFAQQYLDISVLYDNAVNNNPTSYQSGIKDLINIVKRYV, translated from the exons atggcggtggcttcagccatcaacaggaaagcagcagagatcgtatttgtggctcccacttttcttcag ACAGGAGCACAGTATGGAAGGCGAATGATGACTGGTTACCTGTCTTCAAAAGGAATCCAAGCATCTGAGGGACGTGTTGGTAGTGTCTTGAGACAAGTTAACCAACCATATCATGCTGATCGTTGTCTG AGATTGAGGAACCTGAATCCAGTGCCGTACAGTGCTGAATACATGGGTCACAAACTGCACTTGGATCAAAATGAAAAGCTGGTGATGTTTGGGGTGACACATGTCCTCGCTGTAGATGGTTTCTCCAGCAAAATTGTCAGCCATTCAACAATGCCTGTCAAAAACAACCTGACAATATATCAAGAGGTGTTCAG aaaTGCGGTCCTGCAGTACGGCATGTGGGACCAGATCCGTGTAGACCACGGAAAAGAGTTCTACTTGACCCTCTTCATGCAGGAGAAACTGGCAAGCCACAGAAATAACACAGTGAGGCAGCCATATTTGCAAACGGCGTCAACACAG AATCATATTGTTGAAAGGATGTGGGCAGAAGTCAACAACAGAGTGAACTACCCACTGAAAACGGCTCTCCTCCAGCTCGTAGACCAGGAGGAACTTGACATGGAGGACAACGTGACACGATACTGTGTCTCCACACTCACATGTCAGGTAGCAGAGCTTGGACTTGGTCGGATGGTGCAGTCCTGGAATGCACACAGGATCCAAG GAAAAGGTTTTCCAAATCAACTGGCTCTGGGTGGATGCCCAAAGAAACTGCCGGCAGATTGTTTGCCAGAGGCTGCAGAAGCTGCACAAGCTTACCGCCAGGAAGTGGGGTCATCGCTGACGCAAGTCTCCCTTTTTGGGAGAAACCCATTCTCCACAGctgaacaacaaacagcagctgaaaatgaaTTTGCACAGCAATACTTGGACATTTCTGTGCTCTACGACAATGCTGTGAACAACAATCCGACCAGTTATCAAAGCGGGATCAAGGACCTCATCAACATTGTAAAGAGATATGTGTAG
- the LOC127535549 gene encoding uncharacterized protein LOC127535549 isoform X1, translated as MHHERMLTQVFHRRRTEQSQGGDGSEASSRDKDVGSLQTGAQYGRRMMTGYLSSKGIQASEGRVGSVLRQVNQPYHADRCLRLRNLNPVPYSAEYMGHKLHLDQNEKLVMFGVTHVLAVDGFSSKIVSHSTMPVKNNLTIYQEVFRNAVLQYGMWDQIRVDHGKEFYLTLFMQEKLASHRNNTVRQPYLQTASTQNHIVERMWAEVNNRVNYPLKTALLQLVDQEELDMEDNVTRYCVSTLTCQVAELGLGRMVQSWNAHRIQGKGFPNQLALGGCPKKLPADCLPEAAEAAQAYRQEVGSSLTQVSLFGRNPFSTAEQQTAAENEFAQQYLDISVLYDNAVNNNPTSYQSGIKDLINIVKRYV; from the exons atgcaccatgagcgcatgctaacgcaggtgttccacaggagacgtactgagcagagtcagggaggagatggatcagaggccagcagcagggacaaggatgtagggtctttacag ACAGGAGCACAGTATGGAAGGCGAATGATGACTGGTTACCTGTCTTCAAAAGGAATCCAAGCATCTGAGGGACGTGTTGGTAGTGTCTTGAGACAAGTTAACCAACCATATCATGCTGATCGTTGTCTG AGATTGAGGAACCTGAATCCAGTGCCGTACAGTGCTGAATACATGGGTCACAAACTGCACTTGGATCAAAATGAAAAGCTGGTGATGTTTGGGGTGACACATGTCCTCGCTGTAGATGGTTTCTCCAGCAAAATTGTCAGCCATTCAACAATGCCTGTCAAAAACAACCTGACAATATATCAAGAGGTGTTCAG aaaTGCGGTCCTGCAGTACGGCATGTGGGACCAGATCCGTGTAGACCACGGAAAAGAGTTCTACTTGACCCTCTTCATGCAGGAGAAACTGGCAAGCCACAGAAATAACACAGTGAGGCAGCCATATTTGCAAACGGCGTCAACACAG AATCATATTGTTGAAAGGATGTGGGCAGAAGTCAACAACAGAGTGAACTACCCACTGAAAACGGCTCTCCTCCAGCTCGTAGACCAGGAGGAACTTGACATGGAGGACAACGTGACACGATACTGTGTCTCCACACTCACATGTCAGGTAGCAGAGCTTGGACTTGGTCGGATGGTGCAGTCCTGGAATGCACACAGGATCCAAG GAAAAGGTTTTCCAAATCAACTGGCTCTGGGTGGATGCCCAAAGAAACTGCCGGCAGATTGTTTGCCAGAGGCTGCAGAAGCTGCACAAGCTTACCGCCAGGAAGTGGGGTCATCGCTGACGCAAGTCTCCCTTTTTGGGAGAAACCCATTCTCCACAGctgaacaacaaacagcagctgaaaatgaaTTTGCACAGCAATACTTGGACATTTCTGTGCTCTACGACAATGCTGTGAACAACAATCCGACCAGTTATCAAAGCGGGATCAAGGACCTCATCAACATTGTAAAGAGATATGTGTAG